The Polyodon spathula isolate WHYD16114869_AA unplaced genomic scaffold, ASM1765450v1 scaffolds_1729, whole genome shotgun sequence genome includes the window CAAATACCACAAGCACAGGAAGTGTATTCTGTAAGTCAAAAGTCTAGAAAATTTGTAAAAAGTATCAAAAGTCTGGCTAGTAGGAATATGATCCTACCTCAGATATATAGACAGTTACAGGCAGGGAACCAGATTAGAGCTATTAATAGGTTGTGCACTAAAGTATGTGCATCACTAATATTCTTCCCCCCCCTGCCATCATCAgatttaaagcatgttttttcaGGAACCAATTTTTCCTGGATTCGTAAAGGCTGGAGGATTAAGACCCTAGCACAAAACCCAACGTTGTACAatgatacaaaacacacaatacacagcAGGAGAGAAAACACACAGGAAATGAAATACAACAACAGAGAAAGTGAGCAGCCCTCTAAGGACTGCTTATGCAGCACTCTGAGGATTGAGAGCGACGCTgtctggctaaaagttttgccTGTCCTACATAAAGTCGAACACAGCCTGCTCAATAAAGTTTGCATGTTGAATTACACCCCGCTTGCTTTGTAGATTTCCATACACTGAACAaaatctaaatcttttttttttttttttttttgcgagatAATTTGTAGTTTCATTACatgaggttaaataaaagatctaaaattatgttcgtatttttattttttttttaattgctcctcaatcctaaaattctaggcgatgcagaACTTTTATCCAGATCTGTCTGGGCCGCGTCATTTTCAGAGCAACGTCCAGCTGCTTCTTCCGCGCTGTGCAGGGCAGATGGCTGCAAAAGCAGAAGTGCGACTCTTTGCGTTTCGATATGCGGCAACCCGCACAGCAATAAAAGGAACAGGGGCTGTATTTGTAATCTTTAAGAATCTGCAGAATTTCACGGGCAGTTTTATATTCAATTTGCCCTTTCTAGAGggccaaaaatatatttattaaagcacaGGTTTGTTTTATCAATTGAAGACCATGTGCTCCAAAACAAGTCTCAGCACAACGCGGTGAGACACGACGAATCGCTACACCCTGACTGCCCTTCACACATCAGCAATCTCTCCCAGCTCTGTGCTGCGAGTCGCTCGGAGGGTAGGGGATTAGCGTTGCTTCAACAAAGCACAGTACTTGGGCTGCAGGTGGAAAGACTGGCGCCGACTTCACCCCCGCCCGTGACGGACGGCTCTCTCGGCCCACAATCCCGGGGGAAATCTCTCTAGCCCCGCCACCCCCCCCCTCTCCGGGATCAGGCTTTCCGAATGGTGTATTTTCCCTTCTGGAGCTGGGAAACGTAGATTTTGGTTTTACTTCCATCTGTCCTTCTCAACCACACCTCTCCCGTGCTCACTGCCGTGATGACTGCCCTGAAATAAAAGACAAGATGTGTCTCTATTACATTTGTAACAATATTGTCTATAGGGCTTGAAATtcgcactagccctgctgctgctgctgcacccagtcctggggttcagagctcccctcaatgaagtctagtattattattattaatattgaaatgatcaggagacACACTAGCCAGTTCAGTGCAAGTCAAGACAGTTCTGAAAGGCAGTACCAGATACAGGGCTAGCTAGTGTCAAGTCATGTTTTCAACACAtgtaacatttcatttattttaatctataAATCAAATGAGGCTCTTTTACCTTCAAGGCATGTCAGAGAGAtatttctctccctgtctctctgctaTGTTcccacagtgccatctagtgtttGCAACAGGGAAGTGACACTGGATGGTTTCATTCAAAGCAAGTAACTTTTCTCCTAGGCTGCGTGTGCTGCACTGTACAGAACATCGAAGGCACTGAAATGTGTGTGAAGCGGTCAATTTGTATCCAATAAAAGCCCTTAAGCTGAAAGAAATAAATTACCTGAACCAAGCCCTAAACACTGGCTTCATTTTACACTTAATTATCTGAGTCATCGTGACAACACAAATCTTCCACAATTAACAAAAACGTCTTGAAAAAACACGTGTGTGGGTTTATGAAGACACTTCATTTTGTAAAATTTCGTATTTCGCTTCTCAATTCTTAAAAGTTATCGTGTTAATTAGTAATCTAATTTTACACAGACTCTCCCAGTGAAATACCAGCGATCAGGAGTTCAGGCTGTCTGGTGTCCAGAACAGTGATCACCTGGTAATGATTTGAGCTGGAGAAAGCGATACTAGAAACTATACAGAGGTTTTAAGTAGAAACCTCTGGCTCAGCAAGAGCCCGATTCCTTGCGCACCTCGGGGGCCAACAAAGGCTTCCTAGTAAACTGGGAATCTTTTCACTTACTGGGAAGGGGGATCATCTCTTATCTCCAGTAGGATGACCTGCCCTTTGCTGTAGCACTCGCCTTCGTAATACAGCTTCCCGTCCTCGCACTTTGCCGAATATTGAACGCTGTCCTGCTTGGCTGCTGCGAGGACACAAAAGGTGACAGGGAGCAGTTAACGTTTTCGTGCTCGGGGGAGGTCACAGTGGTTAAAGCAAAAGCGGTCTTTACACCAGGAGGTTCAGATCCCGGACGAGCCACCGACTCACTGCGTGTGTGACCCTGCGACTCACAACGGGAAAGGACCACCTCCTGGCGTTGAGTGAAAAACAGAGCTGAAAAGACACAGGGACGATTTCACACTCACTCTCTGATTTCTTCTTCACTGGAAGCACCGTTGCTTTAGCCTGTGAAACAGCAAGTCTGATCAGTTTCATTCCGCACGGCAATTATGCATTTCATATAGATTAGCAATTTACTGTACTACAGcttataaaatatatctttataaaatatatctttataAAATACACGTAACTGGTCATACCTTTGCcgttgaatttacactgaagacccagagaaagacttctagtggaaacatttgccattgaactgacactgaagacactgagaaagacttctagtggaaacgcttgccattgaattgacactgagaaagacttctagtggaaacgtttgccactgGATCTACATGTTGCGTTTCTGTCCTTTCACTACTCTGTGTTATGCTtggttatatttttattgtgGGATTTATAAAGGCACTTCATTTTGCATTTGAAGCTATGGCACCACTGCTCAGCGTTTACCTTCTTAATGGCAGTCCAGTCTTCTAAGATGCTGATGTCTTGTAACATATAAACGATGTAGGGTCCTGCGACGAGGTTAAGAAACAAAGCACTTTGAAAACCAGCAACATTAAGAATAACAATGTTTCAGGGATGGAACTGAAATGAGACTCCTGCTGCATCGCAGGTGGTGTCCTGGTTTcgctgtgagtttaataagacacacctgagagCGTGTTACCTGTATAGCTGTGGCCAAAAACTTAGCATCAACTAGAATTTGAGGATTGAGACAttcctgtttaaaagaaaactatatgaacataatttacacaCTTTGacttaacatcgtgtaatcaaagaaactaccaaatgatatcgcaaaagtctaccggaggccatgatagtagtacagtacttcattgactcactgtgtgtgtgtgtgtgtgtgagagaccctgagcaagtcacttcacctcctgtgtgtgtgtgtgtgtggagaccctgacttatcctccttgtgctccgtccttcggagagacgcaaaacaaacgaggtcctattggaagagactctgcagcagcagcagcggttgttgatgatgcagagttcaaaGTCTATCTCCGCTTAATGGTGAAGTATATGAATCTCACCTACTGACTGCATGACAGTTGCGATAACAGCCCTGGCTGGCACTAGTGTAGAATGCCCTCCTGCTATGTATTCGGTGACATTCCGACGCAGTGAAAGGATACCAGAGACCAAAACCGGCTTCCTCTTTTTCTCCGGCTTGGTCGGGTCACAGCGACGTGTGCTCTTCTTCGAACGAAGCTTGTCGTTCCACCACTCTGCGAAAAATAAAagtgaagacactgagagagacttccaGTGGAAACGTTTACCACTGAactgacactgaagacactgagagagacttccaGTGGAAACGTTTACCACTGAactgacactgaagacactgagaaagacttctagtggaaacgtttacCATTGAactgacactgaagacactgagaaagacttctagtggaaacgtttacCATTGAactgacactgaagacactgagaaagacttctagtggaaacgtttacCATTGAactgacactgaagacactgagagagacttccaGTGGAAACGTTTACCACTGAactgacactgaagacactgagaaagacttctagtggagacgtttaccattgaattgacactgaagacactgagagagacttctagtggaaacgtttacCATTGAactgacactgaagacactgagagagacttctagtggaaacgtttaccattgaattgacactgaagacactgagagagacttccaGTGGAAACGTTTACCATTGAactgacactgaagacactgagaaagacttctagtggagacgttTACCATTGGATTGACACttagaaagacttctagtggagacgcttgccATTGAactgacactgaagacactgagaaagacttctagtggaaaatGTTTGTCCGAGAATTACACAGGCGTCCTACTATGTTCATATTTACGCCGATAAATATCTGCGTATATAAActataatcaattaatcaatccgAGTGTTGGAGTGTGTCTGGTCTCACCGGAGCTGATGTCTATGGTCTGTCTGTCCTCTTCCAGTCTCTGAATCTTCTCCATCAGTTCGTTCCGCATGGTATCAAACAGCAGCAACTTCTCGCTCTGAAAAATGAAAGGATCGGAGCTGCATGAAGAGACAAGCAACCCCCTCCATCCATCCTCAGCTAcggacaaaagtttagcatcgcctagaattttaggattgagacatcatttaaaaaagatcCTGATATtgatgtctttataatatacagcactagaccctgatattgatgagacacagccctctgaaatgtctttataatatacagcactagaccctgatattgatgagatccagccctctgaaatgtctttataatatacagcactagaccctgatattgatgagatccagccctctgaaatgtctttataatatacagcactagaccctgatattgatgagatccagccctctgaaatgtctttataatatacagcactagaccctgatattgcccagccctctgaaatgtctttataatatacagcactagaccctgatattgatgagatccagccctctgaaatgtctttataatatacagcactagaccctgatattgatgagatccagccctctgaaatgtctttataatatacagcactagaccctgatattgatgagatccagccctctgaaatgtctttataatatacagcactagaccctgatattgatgagatccagccctctgaaatgtctttataatatacagcactagaccctgatattgatgagatccagccctctgaaatgtctttataatatatataatatatccctCGTCCTAATCACTTTTGCATTTCGGATTCAGTTTCAGTACCTCCGTGTGCTGTCTGGCCCCCTGAATTTCACAGTCGTACTTGTTATGAATCACTTGAAGGCACAGGTCCCTATAAACACCtgcagagagagcgagagagagagagagcgagagagagagagagagagagagagagagagagagagagagagagagagagagagagagagagagagagagagagagagagagagagagagagagagagagagagagagagagagagagagagagagagagagagagagagagaggagttacTGGAAAcactttgtaacaactgcaaaTTCCTAACGAACTCTGGCTGACGGGAATAACGCATGCATATCTTACCGTCAGTGTTCTGAAATCGTTAGTTTCGCACTCAGCCCCTGTTAATTCCATTTAAAAATCACCCGGATTCATTCcgtgttcctttgtaacaaattcTACTGACCGTGTGCATGAATGAACGCTTCCTTCTAACAATCCCCTGCTGGGAGAATAATGCCCGCCTTAcaacactgccccctggtggCACGCCGGCAAGGATTAATCAACTCGGGCAGTTCTTCTTATATCCACTGGGGGCTGTGTTGCAGTGGGGAAAGGTTAACGGTTACACTGTGCCAAGGAGGGAAGACATGTTAgagagctctactgaggccaCTGCTTCATTTAGATAACAGTATTACTAAAGTCTGTTCCAGTGATGAGAACATGCTATGCAATAGGATACTGCcttgcaacaggagtcttatttctatccccggtcactgtctgtctgcctgggGAGCGTACCGGCCACTTCAGTTCGGATCTTCATATTCTTCTGCAAGGCAGCTACAGGTTCGATGTACTCCGCTGCCTTCCCAGCTATCACCTCTTCCAGCTTCGCCTTCACTTGGTTTAACCGCTCCTCGAAAAGCCTGCAAAAACACAACAGTTGAATTGACAGGGCTGGGAATGCTACCTTAGACAGAGCTTTGAGttctgggtgcagcagcagcagcagcagggctagtgtgagtttctaaccctgctcaaactcctggctcctgatcattgcaatattaataataataatactagacttcattgaggggagctctgaaccccaggactgggtgcagcagcagcagggctagtgtgagtttctaaccctgctcaaactcctggctcctgatcattgcaatattaataataataatactagacttcattgaggggagctctgaaccccaggactgggtgcagcagcagcagcagcagggctagtgtgagtttctaaccctgctcaaactcctgcctcctgatcattgcaatattaataata containing:
- the LOC121310104 gene encoding breast cancer metastasis-suppressor 1 homolog, with protein sequence MPVQPALKEPEGMEVEGDSATEANGEEEEEEEEEESGSESETEPEEESSEMDDEDCERRRIECLDEMSDLEKQFMGLKEKLFEERLNQVKAKLEEVIAGKAAEYIEPVAALQKNMKIRTEVAGVYRDLCLQVIHNKYDCEIQGARQHTESEKLLLFDTMRNELMEKIQRLEEDRQTIDISSEWWNDKLRSKKSTRRCDPTKPEKKRKPVLVSGPYIVYMLQDISILEDWTAIKKAKATVLPVKKKSETAKQDSVQYSAKCEDGKLYYEGECYSKGQVILLEIRDDPPSQAVITAVSTGEVWLRRTDGSKTKIYVSQLQKGKYTIRKA